TCGCCGCGCGCAGACATATGGGGCCCTGACGACGCCGGGGCCGCAGGGCGTCCGGGCCTATCGCGTCCGGGCCTTGAGGGTGATCTGACCCGCCGGCTTCCACGGGGCCTTGTTGGTCATCTGCCGGTCAAGCCGTTGCAGAAGATCGCGATATTCGGCGTTGTGGCCATACGCGTTCAGCGCGTTCATGATCATCATCCAGTCGGTGGACGACAGGGTCGGAAGGAAGGCATCCTGGCGGGTCGAAACAAACATAACCGTTAACTCCATACATAAGCGGATGCTCATCTAGCGCCGGATATGCGGGATTGGTATGCCCATCCTCGCACAGATGATGTGCAAAAACGCGAAAGTGCGGGGGCCTGATTTGCGTGAAGGCACAGGCACTTGGACGGCAAGGGACGTGGATGTCGGGAAAGGGCCATCTTGTCGGGCCGACGGCAAGCGCGGATCTGCGATCTCGGGATGGGATGCGTGCCACCGGCGACACCTGTTGCCGGATCGCAGACAAGTTAAAAGCCCCGCCTTCCGGCGGGGCCTACTCATGAAGGCTGAACTGACGTCTGCAACTGGTTACGGCCACCCAACATGCCGCAGCGCAGAACGTTCCCTTGCAAACCGGGATTTGCAGGGGAAACTTCGCGCCGTGCCCCGGATGCCACAGGCCGCCCGATGGCCCTGTCCGCCGGATTGAACCCAAGCCGTTCGCGTCGCGTTGGCCCCCCACACACAGCAAGACCGACACAGCAGGAGAAGCCCATGTTCCGTATCTTCAAGTATTTCGCCATCTTCAAGATGATCCGCCGCTTCATGCGCCGTCGCTGAGGACATCTTCGGCGCCGGATGGCACACTGCCCCGGGCGGGTGACCGCCATCCCGGCCCCGACATTTGAAAAGGACGCTGCGGTGTTTGCCCAATGGAAGCAGGAAAAGGCCACCTCGGGCCTTGTCGACGAGGCGCAGGCGCTGGCCGACCGGCTGGCCACCACCAAGCCGCATTTCGTCGAAAGCCACGCCGCCGCCGCGCAGTTCTGGGCGGCGTCCTATCTGGCGGACGGTCAGGATCTGCACGACATCGCGAAATGGCCCAGGAAGGACGTCGCGCGCTTCGTCTCGGCGGCGCAGGTCAGGATCGCCGCCCTGCGCAAGGAGCGGCACTATGACAGCAGCGACGGGCTGGCGATCTGGTTGCACACGGCCCGCGCGGTGACAGAGCCCCGCATCCTTCCCGCGATCCGGGAGGTCTGGCAGCACATCCTGAAGGCCGGACCGAATGCCGACTCGATGGCCGAGGACCTGATCGCCGAGGCCGACCTGCCGCCGGGCCAAGGTCGCCGCATCCCGACCGGCTACGCCACCGAGGACTGAAGGCCGGTCTTTGCCCTCCATAGGCCCCGAAAACCCCGCACTTTCCCGATATCGGGTCGGTTTGGCGGTTGACACCCCCGCGCCTGAGGCTAAAAGGCGTCTTCATCAGGAATTCCACGGGGTGTGCGGCGCGCGATTGCCCCGAAGCAGGAGCGATTATCATGGCGAAGCCGACCACCATCAAGATCCGGCTGAACTCGACCGCCGGGACCGGCCACTTCTATGTGACCAAGAAGAATGCCCGCACGATGACCGAGAAGATGGCCGTGCGCAAGTACGACCCGGTCGTCCGTCAGCATGTCGAATACAAGGAAGGCAAGATCAAGTAAGGATCTTGCCGGACCGTCCGCCCCGCACCCTGCCGCGCAGGATGGGGTCCGGGCGGTTTTCAGTCTGAAGACACGGGGCGTCGCAGATCTGCGGCGCCCCGTGTCCGTTTGCGCGATGCTCGGCCGGGCGGGTCAGGCGGGCGCCTCGGGCGGGGCGGCGGCGGTCTCCTCGACCAGCCAGCGGCGCAGGTGCTGCAGCGGCGGGAAATCGTCGCGGTCGCGCGGCCAGGACAGGTAGTAGGCCTCGGTCCCGCGATAGGGCAGGGGCAGGGCCTCGACCAGCCGCCCCTCGGCCAGCTCGGCCTGGAACAGGCCCTCGGGCAGCAGTGCCACCCCCAGGCCCGCCACGGCGGCCGCCCCCAGCAGCGAGAACTGATCGAACAGCATGCCGTGGATGCCGCTGTCGTCCACGTCGTATTCGCGCAGCCAGCGTTCCCAGGCATCGGGGCGCGGGGTCAGGTGCAGCAGCGGCATCTGGCGCAGATCGGCGGGCCGGCGCGGCGCATGCCGGTCCCGCAGCTCGGGCGCGCAGAGCGGCAGCACCGTCTCGGCCTGCAGCATCACCGCGGGCTCCTCGCTGCGGGTCGGGATGCCGAAGCGCACGGTCGCATCCACGATGCCGTCGCGGAAATCGAAGCGCGCCGCGCGACTGAGGATGTTCAGCGTGATGTCGGGGAACTGCGCGGCAAAGCGCGGCAGGCGCGGGATCAGCCAGCGCGCGCCGAAACCCGGCGGCACGCCCAGGGTCAGCGCGCCCGCCGGGCTGGCGCGCAGGTTCATCGACGCGGCCGAGATGCGCTGCAGCGCGTCGCGCACCTCGCGCGCATAGCCCTGGCCGCCCAGGGTCAGGGCGATGGTCTGTTTCTGGCGCACGAACAGGGTGACGCCCAGCTGCCCCTCCAGCGCGCGGATCTGGCGGGACACGGCGGATTGGGTCAGCGACAGCTCCTGCGCGGCCTGCGTGATCGACCCGGTCCGGGCGGCGGCTTCGAAGGCCGCCAGCAGCGGCAGCGAGGGCAGGAACCTGCGAGGGGTGGCCATGGTCATTCCCGGACGGGCAGATGTCATGAAAAACTGGTGCTATCCTTACCCCCTGCCGCCGGTGGACAAAAGCCGGGAAGGCGGCGGTAACGGCACCGCCTTGCCACGAAGGGCCCGACAGATGCGCGACGATCCCTGCAGCCACGGTTTGTGGGAACGCACCGCCCCCGCCGCCCCCCGGACCGGCGTGCTGGAGGGCGAGACCACCGCCGAGGTGGCGATCGTCGGCGCGGGCTATACCGGCCTCTCCACCGCGCTGCATCTGGCCGAGCGCGGCATCGACGCGGTCGTCCTCGAGGCGGTCGAGATCGGCTTCGGCGGCGCCGGGCGCAACGTGGGGCTGGTCAATGCGGGCATGTGGGTCATGCCCGACCAGCTGGTGGCGACCTTGGGCGCCGATCAGGGGGGCCGCCTGATCGCGCTGCTGGCAGAGGGTCCGGCGCGGGTCTGGGACATCGTGCGCCGCCACGGCATCGACTGCGAGGCGACGCCCACGGGCACGCTGCACACGGCGGTCGGCCCCTCGGGCTGGGCCGAGGTGTCGGAACGTGCGCGCCAGTGGCAGCGCCTTGGTGCCCCGGTCGAGCTGCTGCCCCCGGACGCGGCCGCCGAGATGATCGGCAGCAAAGTCTATGCCGGCGCGCTGCTGGACCGGCGCGCGGGGACGATCCAGCCCCTGGCCTATGCGCGGGGGCTGGCGCGGGCCGCCCTGGGGCAGGGGGCGCGGATCTTCACCGGCTCGCCCGCCACGGGGCTGCAGCGCCAGGGCGCGCTCTGGCGCGTGACCACCCCGGCGGGATCGGTCACCGCGCGGCGGGTGGTCATGGCGACCGACGCCTATACTCGGCACCTGGCGCCCGAGATTCGCACGCAGCAGGTCTTCCTGCCCTATTTCAACCTGGCGACCGAACCCCTGCCCGACGATGTCGCCCGGACCATCCTGCCCGGGCGGCAGGGCGGATGGGACACGCAGGAGGTGCTGACCTCGTTCCGGCTGGACCGGCAGAACCGGATGGTCTTCGGCTCGGTCGGCGCGCTGCGCAACAGCGGCGATCTGGTCCACAGGGCCTGGGCGCGGCGCGCGCTGCGGCGGATCTTTCCCCAGATCGGGGCGGTCAAGTTCCAGACGGGCTGGTTCGGCCAGATCGGGATGACCGGCGACAACCTGCCCCGCTTTCACCGCCTGGACGAGGGGATCTACAGCTTCTGCGGCTATAACGGGCGCGGGATCGCGCCGGGCACGGCCTTCGGGCAGGTGCTGGCGGGCTATCTGTCGGGCGAGATCCCCGAGGCACACCTGCCGCTGCGCCCCTGCCAGCCCCAGCCCGCCGCCTTCGGGCGCCTGCGCGCCGCGGGGTTCGAGATCGGCGCACAGATGGTGCATCTGGTCGATGCACGGCGCTGACCCAAGGCGCGCGCCCCGCCCGCGCCATTCCGGCCACGCATCACCTCAGTCCCAAAGAGCCCGTTCCAAGGCGGGGGCGATACTGTAAGAAGACCCCCGAACCCGAACCCGCGCCCCTGCGGCACGCCGACATCCACAGACCTGAACGGGCCTCGCGCCCTCGCACGACCGACAAGGACCCCCACCCATGACCGACAGCATCGCCACCGTGACCCGCGACGTTCTGGACCGCCTCGGCGTCGGATCCGCGCTGTATTCCGGCGGCACGCTGGACAGCTTCTCGCCGGTCACCGGGGAACGCATCGCGCAGCTGACCCAGCAGGGTCCGGCGGATGTCACCGCCGCCATCGACCGGGCGGCCACCGCCTTCCGCGCCTGGCGCACTGTCCCCGCGCCGCGCCGGGGCGAACTGGTCCGCCTGCTGGGCGAGGAATTGCGCGCCTCCAAGGACGATCTGGGCCGCCTCGTCTCGATCGAGGCGGGCAAGAGCCCGTCCGAGGGCGCGGGCGAGGTGCAGGAGATGATCGACATCTGCGATTTCGCCGTGGGCCTGTCGCGCCAGCTGTACGGCCTGACCATCGCCACCGAGCGTCCCGGCCACCGCATGATGGAGACCTGGCACCCGCTTGGCGTCGTGGGCGTCATCTCGGCCTTCAACTTCCCGGTCGCGGTCTGGTCGTGGAACACCGCGCTGGCGCTGGTCTGCGGCAATCCGGTCGTCTGGAAACCGTCGGAAAAGACCCCGCTGACCGCGCTGGCCTGCCAGGCGATCCTGGACCGCGCCCTGGCCCGCTTCGGCGACGCGCCCGAGGCGCTGAGCCAGGTGATCGTCGGCGGCCGCGAGACGGGCGAGGCGCTGGTCGAGGATCCGCGCGTCGCGTTGGTCTCGGCCACCGGCTCGACCCGGATGGGGCGGCAGGTGGGGCCCAAGGTGGCGGCGCGCTTCGGGCGCACGATCCTGGAGCTGGGCGGCAACAATGCGGGGATCGTCTGCCCCTCGGCCGATCTGGACATGGCGCTGCGCGCCATCGCCTTCGGCGCGATGGGCACGGCGGGCCAGCGCTGCACGACGATGCGGCGGCTGTTCGTCCATGACAGCGTCTATGACCAGCTGGTGCCGGGGCTGGTCAAGGCCTACGCCTCGGTCACGGTGGGCAACCCGCTGACGACGCCCGCGCTGGTCGGCCCGCTGGTCGACCGCGCGGCCCATGACGCCATGCAGGCGGCGCTTCAGGCCGCAACGGCCGCGGGCGGCACCGTCCATGGCGGCACCCGCGTCCCCGAGGCTGGCCCCGAGGCCGCCTTCTACGTCCGCCCCGCGCTGGTCGAGATGCCCGCCCAGACCGGCCCGGTGCTGGAGGAGACCTTCGCGCCGATCCTCTACGTGATGCGCTACGGCGATCTGGACGACGCGATCGACCAGCACAATGCGGTCGGCGCGGGCCTCTCGTCCTCGATCTTCACCACCGACCTGCGCGAGGCCGAGACGTTCCTGTCCGCGGCGGGGTCCGATTGCGGCATCGCCAACGTGAACATCGGCACCTCGGGCGCCGAGATCGGCGGGGCCTTCGGCGGCGAGAAGGAGACCGGCGGCGGGCGCGAAAGCGGCTCGGACGCGTGGAAGGGCTACATGCGCCGCGCCACCAACACGATCAACTACTCGCGCGAGCTGCCCCTGGCGCAGGGCGTCAGCTTCGACATCTGACCCGCACCACATCCCGAGGGAAGGCCGCATCATGACCCCGCTCAGCAGTTCCTCGTCGCAAAGCTATGTGAAGGATCTCCGCAACGAGGGGGTGCAGATCTATGTGAACGGCGAGTTCTTCCCCCGCGATCAGGCGAAGGTGTCGATCTTCGATGCGGGCTTCGTGCTGGGCGACGGCATCTGGGAGGGCATCCGCCTGATCGACGGGCGCCTTCTGGCCATCGATGACCATATCGACCGCCTCTATGAGGGCGCGACGGCGATCCAGCTGGACATCGGCTTCACCAAGGCCGGGCTGGTCGACGAGATCTGGAAATGCTTGCGCCACAACGACATGCAGGACGGCGTGCATATCCGCATCATGATCTCGCGCGGGGTGAAATCGACGCCGAACCAGGACCCGCGCTTCATCACCGGCGGCGCCACCATCGTCATCGTGGCCGAATGGAAGCAGCCGAACCCGGCGCTGAAGGAGACCGGGATGACGCTGATGACCTTGACCATCCGCTGTTCCACGCCGGACGTGTTCGACCTGCGCCTGAACTCGCATTCGCGGCTGAACTTCATCCAGGCGCTGCTGCAGGCGATCAACATGGGCGCGGACGAGGCGCTGATGCTGGACGACCGGGGCTTCGTCGCCTCGTGCAACTCGACCAACTTCTTCATCTTCCGGGGCGACGAGCTGTGGACCTCGGACGGGCTGACCTGCTTCAACGGCATCACCCGCAAGGCCGCCATCCGGCTGTGGCGGCAGGCGGGGCTGACGGTGCGCGAGGCGCCCTTCACCCTGGCGCAGGTCTATTCCGCCGACGAGGCCTTCGTCACCGGGACGCTTGGCGGGATCACCCCGGTGGCGACCATCGACGGGCGGCCCATCGGGGATGGCCGTCCCGGGCCGCGCACCGCCCGGATGAACGCGCTCTATCAGGACTATCTGGCGGGCTGACCCCTGCAGGCCCGCCCGTGCAGGATGACCCGCCCGCAAGGCCGGTCGCTTTTTTCCCCTTGCACGAACTCCGTGGCGAATTTCCGCCCGGCGACATTGACAGGCGGCGGCCCCGGCGGTCCTGCTGGCACCGAACTGTCACGACCCACAGGGGAGGGGATCATCATGGCGAAATCACTGGTGCTGGAACGCAAGGGCCAGCTGTCGCTGCGCGAGATCGCGCTGGACACGGATCTGGGGCCGGACGATGTGCGCATCGCCATCCGCACGGTCGGGGTCTGCGGATCGGACGTGCACTACTATACCCACGGCAAGATCGGCCCCTTCGTCGTCAACGAGCCGATGGTGCTGGGCCATGAGGCCTCGGGCGTGGTGACCGAGGTCGGCGCGCAGGTCCGCCATCTGAAGCCCGGCGACCGCGTCTGCATGGAGCCGGGCATTCCCGACCCGACCTCGCGCGCGGCCAAGATGGGGATCTACAACGTCGATCCCGCCGTGCGCTTCTGGGCGACCCCGCCGGTCCATGGCTGCCTGACGCCGCATGTGGTCCATCCGGCGGCCTATACCTACCTTCTGCCCGACACCGTCTCCTTCGCCGAGGGCGCGATGGTCGAGCCCTTCGCCATCGGCATGCAGGCCGCGCTGCGCGCCCGCATCCAGCCGGGCGACATCGGCATGGTCACCGGCGCCGGTCCCATCGGCATGATGACCGCGCTGGCCGCGCTGGCCGGGGGCTGCGCCAAGGTCTATGTGGCCGATCTGGCCCAGCCCAAGCTGGACATCATCGCCGCCTATCCCGGCATCGAGACGATCAACATCCGCCAGACCCCCCCGGCCGAGGCCATCGCCGACGCCACGGCCGGATGGGGCGCGGACGTGGTCTTCGAATGCTCGGGCGCGGCGCCTGCGGTGCTGGGCCTGCCGCAGCTGGCCCGGCCGGGCGGCACGATCGTGCTGGTGGGCATGCCGGTCGATCCGGTGCCCGTCGACATCGTGGGCCTGCAGGCGCGCGAGCTGCGGGTCGAGACGGTCTTCCGCTATGCCAATGTCTATGACCGCGCCATCGCGCTGATCGGGGCGGGCAAGGTGGATCTGAAGCAGCTGATCTCGCTGACGATGCCCTTCGCCGACAGCATCGCCGCCTTCGACCGCGCCGCCGAGGGCCGCGAGACCGACGTCAAGATCCAGATCGAGATGCCCGACGCCTGATCCCGGCAGCCCCCCGCCGCGACGCACCGGAAGAGGGGTATCGCGGAGGGGGCGCCGACCCCGTCCGGCCGCCCTCGGGATGGCCGGGCAGCGGCGGCGCCTTGGGTCCCCGTGCCGCCTTCCTGCGAACGCCCGGAAACAACCTCAACGAGAGCCCAGATTTCCTGCATCCAAATCCGGGGCAGGGGCGTTACAGGCGCAACGGCCCTTGTTCCCGGAATGCCCCCATGTCGATCTCTACCCCCATCGCCGCCACGGGCACCTGCCCGGTCAAGTCCCTGCTGCGCCGCCCCGGCGGGGCACTGGCGCTGCTGACCGGCACGCAAGGAGGCTTTCCCCGGCGTCCCGGCGCGATGATGGCGCTCTGGCCTGACGGCCAGCGCGTGGGCAGGCTGGGCGCGGGCTGCATCGACGGCGACATCGCCGCGCATCTGGATCGGCCGGGCCCGGTGACGCGGCTGACCTATGGCGTGGGCGGCCCGGTCGACCTGCCGCTGCCCTGCGGCGGCAGCGTCGACATCGCGCTGATCCACCGCCCCGATCCCGACTGGCTGGGCGCCATCTGGGACGACCGCATCCGCCGCCGCTCGGGCCAGTGGTGCGTGAACCTGCAGACCGGCCATCCCTGCCGGGCCGAGGCGCCCGATGCCGCCGATTTCGCCCTGACGCTGCCGCCCCCGCCCGCCTTCCAGATCCACGGAGAGGGGGACGAGGCGCAGGCCCTCACCGCCTTAGTCGCCGCGCTGGACATGCCGATCCTGGGACAGGAGGCACGCCCCGACGCCTACAGCGCTGTGGTCACCCTCTTTCACGACCATGACCGGGAACTGCCCGCCCTGACCCGCGCCCTGCAATCGCCGGCCTTCTATATCGGCGCGCTCGGCTCGCAGCGCGCCCGCGCCGCCCGCCATGCGGCCTTGGCGCAGCAGGGTGTGGATGCGCAGACGCTGTCCCGCCTGCGCGGCCCGATCGGTGTCGTCTCGCCCGCCCGCGATCCGCGCCTGATCGCCGCCTCGACCCTGACCGAGATCCTGGCGGCCTACGAGGCGCTGACCGCGTGATCCGCACAGGGCTCCTGCTGGCCGCCGGCGCCTCGCGCCGCTTCGGCCCGCAGGACAAGCTGCTGGCGCCGCTCGGGGGCCGACCGCTGGTCACCCATGCCGCCTGTGCCCTGCGCGGCACCCCCTTGGACCACCGCATCGCCGTCATCGCCAATCCCGCGCTGGTGCCGCTGCTCGACGGGTTCCGGATCGTCCTGATCCCCGTTGGCGGCCAGCAATCCGACAGCCTGCGCGCGGGGCTTGGGGAGGCTGGCCAACCCGACCGCCTGCTCATCGCCTTGGGCGACATGCCCGACGTGACCGCCGCCCATCTGACGCGCATCCTGACCGCTGCCACCGACGATCTGCCCTCCTGCAGCCATGACGGCACCGCCTCGCTGCCCCCCGCCTGCTTTCCGCAGGCCCGTCTGGCCGCCCTGCAAACCCTGACCGGAGATCAGGGCGCCGCCCGTCTCCTCCGAGACCTGCCAGCGGCCCAACATATCGACGCACCACGTCTGCTGCGCGACATCGACACGCCCGGCCAGATCGCCCCAACCTGACCTTTCATCTTGGGAAAAATATCCCGCGGGGGGGCCGGGGGGCGCGAAGCCCCCCGGCCATCGCGGGACGTATGAGCCTCAGCCCAGCACCTCGGCCACCGCCTCCGCCGTCACGTCGACGATCGTGTCGGCCTCCTCGCGCGTCAGGCACAGGGGCGGGGCAAAGCCTAGGATGTCGCCCTGCGGCATGGCGCGGGCGATGACGCCGCGCTTGACCATCGCGGCCACGACCTTGGCGCCCTTGCCCTCGGCGGCGTCGAAGAACGTCCGCGCATCGCGGTCGGCCATCAGCTCGACCGCACACAGCATCCCCTCGCCCCGCACCTCGCCCACATGGGGGTGATCGCCCAAGGCGGCGGTCATCCGTTCGTTCAGATAGGCGCCGACCGTGCCCGCGTTCTCGACCAGCCCCAGGCTGTCGATCAGCGTCAGGTTGGCGACCCCGGCGGCGGCGCCGATGGGATGGGCGGAATAGGTCCAGCCATGGCCCATGACCCCGTTCTCGTCGGTGCCGCGCGCCAGCACGTCCCACATGCGCTGCCCCACGATCGAGGCCGACAGCGGCGCATAGGCCGAGGTCAGGCCCTTGGCGCTGGTGATCAGGTCGGGCTTCATGCCGTAGTGATCCGACCCGAACATGGTGCCGAGGCGGCCAAAGCCCGTCACCACCTCGTCGGCGATCAGCAGGATGTCATGGGCGTCCAGCACCGCCTGGATGGCGGGCCAGTAGCCTGCGGGCGGGGGCACGATGCCGCCCGTGCCCAGCACCGGCTCGCCGATGAAGGCGGCGATGGTGTCGGCGCCCTCGGCCTGGATCAGCGCCTCCAGCTTGTCGACGCAATAGCCCACGAAGTCGCCCTCGGACATCGAGGCGTCGGGGCGGCGGAAGTAATAGGGCGCCTCGGTATGGATCACCTGCTCCAGCGGCAGGTCGAACTTCTTGTGGAACAGGTCGAGGCCGGTCAGCGAGCCGGTCATCAGCCCCGACCCGTGATAGCCGCGCCAGCGGCTGATGATCTTCTTCTTCTTCGGGCGGCCCAGGATGTTGTTGTAGTACCAGACCAGCTTGATGTTGGTCTCGTTCGCATCCGATCCCGACAGGCCGAAATAGACCCGCGCCATGCCCTCCGGCGCGCGGTCCATGACCATCTTGGCCAGCGTGATCGAGGCCTCGGTGCCGTGGCCGGCATAGGAGTGGTAATAGGCCAGCTCGCGCGCCTGGTCGGCAATCGCCTCGGCGATCTCCTGGCGGCCATAGCCCACGTTCACGCAGTAGAGGCCCGCGAAGCCGTCCAGCAGCCTGTTGCCGTCACGGTCGGTGATGTGGCAGCCCTCGCCGCCGGTGACGATGCGCTGCGGCGCCTCGCCGCGCGCGAATTGCGCCAGATGGGTCGAGGGGTGGAAGAAGTTCTCGCGGTCCCATTTCGCCAGTTCGTCATTGGTCAGCATCGTCATCTCCTCAGGCCCAATCGCGGCACACATACTTGATTTCGGTGAAGGCCTCGAGCCCCTGCCGGGCGCCCTCGCGGCCGATCCCGGACTGCTTCATCCCCCCGAAGGGGATCGGCGCGCCGGTGACCTTGGTGCGGTTCACGGCGACCATGCCGTATTGCAACGCCCGGCTCACGCGATAGATCCGGCGCGGGTCCAGGCTGTGGACATAGGCCACCAGCCCGTATTCGCTGGCATTGGCGCGCGCGATCACCTCGTCCTCGGTTTCGAAGACCGACAGGGCGGCGACGGGACCGAAGGTCTCCTCGCGCATGATCAGGGCGTCGTCGGTCACGTCGGCCAGCACGGTCGGCTGGAAGAACAGCGGCCCCAGATCCTGCGCGACCCCGCCCCGGTCAGCAGACGTGCGCCGTGGGACAGCGCGTCCTCGACATGGGCCTCCTGCTTGGCGATCTGGCGGTCGTGGATCAGCGGACCCAGATCGCCGTCCTGCATGCCGGGCGCCAGGGTCAGTTTCTCGACCGCCGCGGTGAAGCGGGCGCAGAAGTCGTCATAGACGGGACGGTGAATGTAGAAGCGGTTGGCGCCCAGGCAATCCTGACCCGAGGTGGCGAACTTGGCCTTGACGGCCTCGGTCACGGCGCGGTCCAGATCGCAGCCCTCGAACACAATGAAGGGCGCGTGGCCGCCCAGCTCCAGCACCAGCCGCTTCACCGTGTCGGCCGACTGGCGATAGAGCAGTCGCCCGACTTCCGTGGAGCCGGTGAAGGACAGCGCGCGGACCCGGGCGTCGCCCGTCCATTCGCCCACGATGGTCGCGGCGTCGCCGATGACGGTGTTCACGACGCCCTCGGGGAAGCCCGCGCGCCGTGCCAGCACGGCCAGCG
Above is a window of Paracoccus liaowanqingii DNA encoding:
- the rpmG gene encoding 50S ribosomal protein L33 codes for the protein MAKPTTIKIRLNSTAGTGHFYVTKKNARTMTEKMAVRKYDPVVRQHVEYKEGKIK
- a CDS encoding LysR substrate-binding domain-containing protein; the protein is MATPRRFLPSLPLLAAFEAAARTGSITQAAQELSLTQSAVSRQIRALEGQLGVTLFVRQKQTIALTLGGQGYAREVRDALQRISAASMNLRASPAGALTLGVPPGFGARWLIPRLPRFAAQFPDITLNILSRAARFDFRDGIVDATVRFGIPTRSEEPAVMLQAETVLPLCAPELRDRHAPRRPADLRQMPLLHLTPRPDAWERWLREYDVDDSGIHGMLFDQFSLLGAAAVAGLGVALLPEGLFQAELAEGRLVEALPLPYRGTEAYYLSWPRDRDDFPPLQHLRRWLVEETAAAPPEAPA
- a CDS encoding NAD(P)/FAD-dependent oxidoreductase codes for the protein MRDDPCSHGLWERTAPAAPRTGVLEGETTAEVAIVGAGYTGLSTALHLAERGIDAVVLEAVEIGFGGAGRNVGLVNAGMWVMPDQLVATLGADQGGRLIALLAEGPARVWDIVRRHGIDCEATPTGTLHTAVGPSGWAEVSERARQWQRLGAPVELLPPDAAAEMIGSKVYAGALLDRRAGTIQPLAYARGLARAALGQGARIFTGSPATGLQRQGALWRVTTPAGSVTARRVVMATDAYTRHLAPEIRTQQVFLPYFNLATEPLPDDVARTILPGRQGGWDTQEVLTSFRLDRQNRMVFGSVGALRNSGDLVHRAWARRALRRIFPQIGAVKFQTGWFGQIGMTGDNLPRFHRLDEGIYSFCGYNGRGIAPGTAFGQVLAGYLSGEIPEAHLPLRPCQPQPAAFGRLRAAGFEIGAQMVHLVDARR
- the amaB gene encoding L-piperidine-6-carboxylate dehydrogenase, with amino-acid sequence MTDSIATVTRDVLDRLGVGSALYSGGTLDSFSPVTGERIAQLTQQGPADVTAAIDRAATAFRAWRTVPAPRRGELVRLLGEELRASKDDLGRLVSIEAGKSPSEGAGEVQEMIDICDFAVGLSRQLYGLTIATERPGHRMMETWHPLGVVGVISAFNFPVAVWSWNTALALVCGNPVVWKPSEKTPLTALACQAILDRALARFGDAPEALSQVIVGGRETGEALVEDPRVALVSATGSTRMGRQVGPKVAARFGRTILELGGNNAGIVCPSADLDMALRAIAFGAMGTAGQRCTTMRRLFVHDSVYDQLVPGLVKAYASVTVGNPLTTPALVGPLVDRAAHDAMQAALQAATAAGGTVHGGTRVPEAGPEAAFYVRPALVEMPAQTGPVLEETFAPILYVMRYGDLDDAIDQHNAVGAGLSSSIFTTDLREAETFLSAAGSDCGIANVNIGTSGAEIGGAFGGEKETGGGRESGSDAWKGYMRRATNTINYSRELPLAQGVSFDI
- a CDS encoding aminotransferase class IV, producing the protein MTPLSSSSSQSYVKDLRNEGVQIYVNGEFFPRDQAKVSIFDAGFVLGDGIWEGIRLIDGRLLAIDDHIDRLYEGATAIQLDIGFTKAGLVDEIWKCLRHNDMQDGVHIRIMISRGVKSTPNQDPRFITGGATIVIVAEWKQPNPALKETGMTLMTLTIRCSTPDVFDLRLNSHSRLNFIQALLQAINMGADEALMLDDRGFVASCNSTNFFIFRGDELWTSDGLTCFNGITRKAAIRLWRQAGLTVREAPFTLAQVYSADEAFVTGTLGGITPVATIDGRPIGDGRPGPRTARMNALYQDYLAG
- a CDS encoding NAD(P)-dependent alcohol dehydrogenase; the encoded protein is MAKSLVLERKGQLSLREIALDTDLGPDDVRIAIRTVGVCGSDVHYYTHGKIGPFVVNEPMVLGHEASGVVTEVGAQVRHLKPGDRVCMEPGIPDPTSRAAKMGIYNVDPAVRFWATPPVHGCLTPHVVHPAAYTYLLPDTVSFAEGAMVEPFAIGMQAALRARIQPGDIGMVTGAGPIGMMTALAALAGGCAKVYVADLAQPKLDIIAAYPGIETINIRQTPPAEAIADATAGWGADVVFECSGAAPAVLGLPQLARPGGTIVLVGMPVDPVPVDIVGLQARELRVETVFRYANVYDRAIALIGAGKVDLKQLISLTMPFADSIAAFDRAAEGRETDVKIQIEMPDA
- a CDS encoding XdhC family protein: MSISTPIAATGTCPVKSLLRRPGGALALLTGTQGGFPRRPGAMMALWPDGQRVGRLGAGCIDGDIAAHLDRPGPVTRLTYGVGGPVDLPLPCGGSVDIALIHRPDPDWLGAIWDDRIRRRSGQWCVNLQTGHPCRAEAPDAADFALTLPPPPAFQIHGEGDEAQALTALVAALDMPILGQEARPDAYSAVVTLFHDHDRELPALTRALQSPAFYIGALGSQRARAARHAALAQQGVDAQTLSRLRGPIGVVSPARDPRLIAASTLTEILAAYEALTA
- a CDS encoding nucleotidyltransferase family protein, producing the protein MIRTGLLLAAGASRRFGPQDKLLAPLGGRPLVTHAACALRGTPLDHRIAVIANPALVPLLDGFRIVLIPVGGQQSDSLRAGLGEAGQPDRLLIALGDMPDVTAAHLTRILTAATDDLPSCSHDGTASLPPACFPQARLAALQTLTGDQGAARLLRDLPAAQHIDAPRLLRDIDTPGQIAPT
- a CDS encoding aspartate aminotransferase family protein translates to MLTNDELAKWDRENFFHPSTHLAQFARGEAPQRIVTGGEGCHITDRDGNRLLDGFAGLYCVNVGYGRQEIAEAIADQARELAYYHSYAGHGTEASITLAKMVMDRAPEGMARVYFGLSGSDANETNIKLVWYYNNILGRPKKKKIISRWRGYHGSGLMTGSLTGLDLFHKKFDLPLEQVIHTEAPYYFRRPDASMSEGDFVGYCVDKLEALIQAEGADTIAAFIGEPVLGTGGIVPPPAGYWPAIQAVLDAHDILLIADEVVTGFGRLGTMFGSDHYGMKPDLITSAKGLTSAYAPLSASIVGQRMWDVLARGTDENGVMGHGWTYSAHPIGAAAGVANLTLIDSLGLVENAGTVGAYLNERMTAALGDHPHVGEVRGEGMLCAVELMADRDARTFFDAAEGKGAKVVAAMVKRGVIARAMPQGDILGFAPPLCLTREEADTIVDVTAEAVAEVLG